CATTCGTCTGATGTGGTGTTGTCAGCGGATTCAGTGCTGCCGCCCTCATCGGGGTCGGTTGATATGCCGGCGACTGCCTCATCGATATTGCCGAGGATGGCCTCCGCGACGGCATCGTCCATCTTCAGCTTCCAGTTGGTTCCGTCATTGACAAGGACCAGAGTGATGGAAGTCGACGACGACGATGTGTTGTGAGTGATACTGTCCAGCAGGATCTGGTTGGCTTTGGAAAGCCGGACGGAAAAGCCGTCGGCTAATGCCTGCGCGGTATTGGTGTAGGCGGCCACACTCTTCTGATATTCACTGATGATGCTGTGGCTGTCACAGCTTGTGATATTCATGGTAACATTTGCCGTGATGCCGTCATTTTCGGAATCTGTGATCTCGTAGTCGAGATATTGCAGGATCTGAGCAGCGAGTGCTTTGGCGATCGTGCGTTTGTATTCGTCATCTGCAGAGAACAGCTCGTCCAGCGACAGAAACTGGTTCATCTGCTCGGTGTCAAAATTCTTGATTGTGTCAAAGTGCAGAGCCACAATCTCTTCGGGTGTGAAGAGCTCCGGATCGGCCGCATAGGTGACAAAACCGCCAACCAGGGCATTTTCCAGATCGGAATCCCGCTCCAGTTTCCATGCTTCACCCGTGCGGGTGAGTGTGACGGGATAATCACTCGTTACAGTCTCATAATCATTGGAAGCCAGAAGATCGTGCAGCGTCAGGTAATAATCTTCCAGAGAGTATTCGACACGGCTGGGATTTGCAAGGTTCTGCAGCTGTTTGACGATAGACTGTGAAGTATAATCCTTAGCGAGCTTTCGGGCGTCGATTGTCTTCAGCTTCAGAGTTGCAGAGGCTTTCTGTGAGTCCTCGTCGATCTGGATATTCTTGATGTCGTAATCAAAGTTTTTGAAAAACAGGGAAAAGACATCAATGACCTCTGCAGGAAGCTTCTCGGCGGACATATCGTCAAAAAGACTGGAGTTGGAAAGATGTTCTGCGATACCTTCCCGGTCGTCAGTCTTCAGCAGATCGAGTTCACTATGGATGCAGTCTGTGACTGCTTTCTGCTCTTCAGAGACGCATCCGGTCAGGAGCCAGGCAGACAAAACGACTGTTGCACACAGGGTCAGACAACGTATGGGGTGAGAAGTCCTGCTCATGACGTACCACCTTCGCCGCCGCCCTGTCCGGGTCCTTTCAGCTTCTCGAAACAATATTCCAGAATATCTTTACGGGTGATGATGCCGATAAATTTACCTTCATCATCCACAACAGGTACGAAGTTCTGCCGCATGGCAGTCATCACGAGGTCCTCAATATTACAGTTGATATTGACAGGATTATTATGCCATCGCCGTGATACCTGACGAATAGGCAGATCCTCTGCCTCATGCAATGTCAGTGAGTATTTATTTTTGATAACACGAAGGAGGTCACCTTCCGTAATCGTCCCAATATATGCGCCGCTCCGGTTCAGGATGGGGATTGCGGTATATTTATGGTGTTCCATTTTTTCAAGAGTCTGTCTGAGTGAAAAATCATCATAAATATATTCCACTTCACTTTTGGGTGTTAGAAAAAATAAAATATTCATTATGTATACTCCTTATAGTAACGTTGTCTCTATTATATACTATTTGCATGAAAAAGTGTGGAAAAGCGCGCCAAAAATTTATTAATTTTTTCTTACGTAATAACCATATCCACACAATGGTGTGGTATAATGTACGCGACCCCAATGAGCCGTGCAAAATACAACGAAGCACAGTGGGCTGTGCTTGCACATCCCACTGCGGTGAGGCAGTATTTTATAGGGCGAAGCCCGCGAACGAGCGCCAGCGAGTTCAGCACGGCGGGATACCGTATAGAAACAAACAAACTTCCCCCTGCCAGCGAAGCGCCCGCAGGGGCCCCAACCGCCCTCAACCCCATCCCGCGAGCGAAGCGTCTGCGGGAAGCCCATACCGACACCAACAAACTTCCCCCTGCCAGCGAAGCGCCCGCAGGGGTCCCAACCGCCCCCAAACCCCCATCCCGCGAGCGAAGCGTCTGCGGGAAGCCCATACCGACATCAACAAACTTCCCCCTGCCAGCGAAGCGCCTGCAGGGGCCCCAACTCAAAATGGAGGGAACACATATGAATTATAAATCACAAAGCTATGAAAACACAGCCAGGACCATCATAAAAAAATTCGAACAGCGCGGCATGACAGCCTTCTACTGTACGGACAAAACATCGGCAAGAGATCAGGTTCTCAGCCTCCTGGAGGAAAACAGCAGCGTAACCTGGGGAGGTTCCGTGACACTCGAAGAAACAGGGATCATCGATGCCGTCAAGAACGGTCCATATAAAGCCATCGACAGAAAATCTGCGGGGACACCGGAAGAGGCCCGCAGACTGTACGGAGAGATTGTCTGTTCCGATACATTTTTAATGAGCACCAATGCCTTTACACTGGACGGTGAACTGATCAATATCGACGGAAACGGCAACCGGGTGGCGTGTCTCATCACCGGACCGCGCCAGGTAATTGTCGTGACTGGCATGAACAAACTTGTAAAAAATGTGCAGGAGGGGATAGACCGCGTCAGAACAATGGCGACGCCTCCCAATGCGATTCGTGTGGGTGTGAGCACACCGTGTTCCAAAACAGGAGTCTGTGCAGACTGTACGGGCAGGGAATGTATTTGCTGTCAGGAAGTTATCACACGTGTCTCCAGAGAGAGGGGACGTATAAAAATTATATTAGTGGGAGAAGAGCTGGGATTTTAAACCGGCACAGGAGGAAAAATGAATAAGATTATTGATTTGATCACGGATGAAATGATTTCCGCCTTTAAAAATGCGGGATACGATGAGACATACGCGCGGGTGACGATCTCCAATCGTCCCGACCTGTGTGAATATCAGTGCAACGGAGCGATGGCGGCTGCCAAAGCCTATAAAAAGGCTCCTCTGGTGATCGCAGAAGACGTTGTCGCACAGATCCAGGACAGCGCTGTATTCGGTATGGCGGAAGCTGTAAAGCCGGGATTTATCAATCTCAGGATAAGGCAGGAATTTCTGGCCGGTTATCTGCGCCGTATGCAGGCTGACAGCCATCTGTCCGTGGAGAAGGTCAAAGAGCCTAAGACGATCATTCTGGATTACGGCGGACCAAATGTCGCGAAACCGCTGCATGTCGGTCATCTGCGTTCTGCCATCATAGGCGAGAGCATTAAACGTATGGGACGTTTTGTGGGACATAACATGATAGGGGATGTACATCTGGGTGACTGGGGGCTCCAGATGGGTCTGATCATCACGGAACTGAAAGAGCGGAAACCGGATCTCGTGTATTTTCAGGAAGATTATACGGGAAAATATCCTGACGAGGCTCCGTTTACAATCGGGGAACTGGAGGAGATCTATCCTGCGGCCAGCGCAAGATCCAAAGAGGATCCGGAGTATAAGGAACGTGCGATGGAGGCAACACACCTTCTGCAGCGGGGGAATCCCGGTTACCATGCGCTCTGGAACCACATCATGCAGGTTTCTGTCAATGACCTGAAAAAAAATTATGAGAAGTTAAACGTTACATTCGATCTGTGGAAAAAAGAGTCGGATGCACAGCCGTATATCCCGGAAATGGTTGACTACATGAAACGCGAAGGGTATGCGCACCTGGATGACGGCGCGCTTGTGGTAGATGTAAAAGAGGAGAGTGACACGAAAGAGATACCTCCGTGCATGATTCTCAAATCAGACGGGGCATCACTCTATAATACGACTGATCTCGCCACGATCGTTGAGCGTATGAAACTGTTTGATCCGGATGAGATTATTTACATTGTGGATAAACGTCAGGAACTGTATTTCACACAGGTATTTCGCTGTGCAAGGAAAACCAGGCTGGTGAAGGAAGACACGGGACTGTTTTTCCTGGGGTTCGGAACGATGAACGGAAAAGACGGAAAGCCTTTCAAGACGAGAGAGGGCGGCGTCATGCGTTTGGAAACACTGCTGCGGGAAATCACCGACGAAATGTATCAGAAGATTTCTGAAAACCGAAACGTGAAAGAAGAGGATGCAAGAAAAACTGCTGAAACCGTGGGACTCTCTGCTGTAAAATATGGAGACCTTTCTAATCAGGCATCGAAAGATTATATCTTTGATGTCGAACGGTTTACTTCTTTTGAGGGGGATACCGGACCGTATATCTTATATACAACGGTTCGGATCAAGTCGATCCTGACACGTTTTCAGGAAGGAGGCGGTTCCCTGGATCAGGGTGCGATCCTCGAGGCCAAAAGTGACAGTGAAAAAGAACTGATGCTGCAGCTGGCGCGGTTCAACGGTGTTGTGGAAAATGCATTTGACGAGAAAGCACCACATAAACTGTGTGCGTATATCTATGAACTGGCAAATGACTTTAACCGTTTTTATCACGAGACAAAAATTCTGACAGAAGAAAATGCTGAGCAGAAGGCATCCTGGATACAGCTGCTGAAACTGACACGGGATGTGCTGGAGGCCAACATTGATATGCTGGGTTTTGAAGCCCCGGAGAGAATGTGAAAAAATAATGGATGTATAGTCTTTGAGCCCGGAGATCATCCGGGCTCATTCTTTATGCCTGGTGCAAAGAAAAAAATTGCACTTGCAGCATTTGACGTGGTGTGATATTCTGAAATCAGATTCCTGTGCCATACGGCATATCCGGGCAGTTCGCCCAAATTTCTCAATACTATATTAAAAGCGGGGTGATCCGTATCATTAAAAAAGGCACTGTGCTGCGCGGGAAGTACTGTCTTCTGGAGGAGGTTGGCTGCGGAAGCGGAGGCCATGTTTATCTCGCAGTGGACGCCGTGTTGAAAAAACGCTGGGCGATCAAGGTATTTACCGATATCGGGCTGCACAGACAGGAGATTCAAATACTCAGGGAACTCGAACATCCCATGATTCCACGTATCGTGGAGTATATAGAAGAAAAAGGGAACATTTGTCTGGTTATGGATTATCTGGAAGGTGCAGACCTGGCTGTGCTGCTGCGGAATGGCCGCGTATTTTCAAAGGACGAGGTGCTGCGTTTTGCCATCGAGGTCTGCGAAGTCCTGGAATATCTTCACACCCGGCAGCCCCCCGTGATCTACCGGGATCTGAAGCCGCACAATCTGCTGCTGCAAAAAAACGGGATGTTGAATCTGGTTGACTTTGGATGTGCCTGTATGTTCGATGCCGAGGGGGGCAGAGATTTGGTACAGGCAGGGACAAAAGGGTACGCAGCTCCGGAACAGTTTGGAGGAAAGAGCGACATGCGCACAGACCTGTATGCGCTGGGCGTGACATTTGATTTACTGTACCGGGGGAAGAATTTCAGATTGCGGGCAATACTGCGTAAATGCAGGGCTGAGAAGCCAGGCAGACGTTATCGGAGCGCGTCTGCAGTCAGAAAGCGGCTGGAGCGGCTGCGGGCATCCGGCACGCCGCGTTCCACAGTGCGCAGGCTCTGGGCGGCAGCGGCAATTGTTCTGGTAAGTCTCACACTGCTGCAGCATGTGGTCCGCCTGGGCAGCGAGACTGTGTACCGTGAGAAACTACAGAAGGGTGAATACGGGACAGCTGCGGAGCTTTATCCTGAGAGGGAGGAAGTATACGAAAAAATA
The Ruminococcus gauvreauii genome window above contains:
- a CDS encoding lactate utilization protein yields the protein MNYKSQSYENTARTIIKKFEQRGMTAFYCTDKTSARDQVLSLLEENSSVTWGGSVTLEETGIIDAVKNGPYKAIDRKSAGTPEEARRLYGEIVCSDTFLMSTNAFTLDGELINIDGNGNRVACLITGPRQVIVVTGMNKLVKNVQEGIDRVRTMATPPNAIRVGVSTPCSKTGVCADCTGRECICCQEVITRVSRERGRIKIILVGEELGF
- a CDS encoding protein kinase domain-containing protein — encoded protein: MIRIIKKGTVLRGKYCLLEEVGCGSGGHVYLAVDAVLKKRWAIKVFTDIGLHRQEIQILRELEHPMIPRIVEYIEEKGNICLVMDYLEGADLAVLLRNGRVFSKDEVLRFAIEVCEVLEYLHTRQPPVIYRDLKPHNLLLQKNGMLNLVDFGCACMFDAEGGRDLVQAGTKGYAAPEQFGGKSDMRTDLYALGVTFDLLYRGKNFRLRAILRKCRAEKPGRRYRSASAVRKRLERLRASGTPRSTVRRLWAAAAIVLVSLTLLQHVVRLGSETVYREKLQKGEYGTAAELYPEREEVYEKILSEGVSSGRTLRALEQVDALRSLYPEETASHQHILLEMGMIWFLGNPLDAEFAADYRKASEYLSQLPPDRFPEAASGTELLTVIQESRENVDWERAVLALDTMERQTADLAGARRIRQLELLASVWMTNRSYLQKTGAEPFDRASLLLEEAMRLSVGVYEREAYVGIQSALIQVYYLDGMLNGDVASLNKWTGLYQELPEHLLPEKLRRENWLRAAYVYEELHAYDDAADHYRRLIDHYPDSTGYYCEYALMELLERQNVQRARELYREVSELPGAEQHRNYQILKERLEGTQ
- the argS gene encoding arginine--tRNA ligase — encoded protein: MNKIIDLITDEMISAFKNAGYDETYARVTISNRPDLCEYQCNGAMAAAKAYKKAPLVIAEDVVAQIQDSAVFGMAEAVKPGFINLRIRQEFLAGYLRRMQADSHLSVEKVKEPKTIILDYGGPNVAKPLHVGHLRSAIIGESIKRMGRFVGHNMIGDVHLGDWGLQMGLIITELKERKPDLVYFQEDYTGKYPDEAPFTIGELEEIYPAASARSKEDPEYKERAMEATHLLQRGNPGYHALWNHIMQVSVNDLKKNYEKLNVTFDLWKKESDAQPYIPEMVDYMKREGYAHLDDGALVVDVKEESDTKEIPPCMILKSDGASLYNTTDLATIVERMKLFDPDEIIYIVDKRQELYFTQVFRCARKTRLVKEDTGLFFLGFGTMNGKDGKPFKTREGGVMRLETLLREITDEMYQKISENRNVKEEDARKTAETVGLSAVKYGDLSNQASKDYIFDVERFTSFEGDTGPYILYTTVRIKSILTRFQEGGGSLDQGAILEAKSDSEKELMLQLARFNGVVENAFDEKAPHKLCAYIYELANDFNRFYHETKILTEENAEQKASWIQLLKLTRDVLEANIDMLGFEAPERM
- a CDS encoding CBS domain-containing protein codes for the protein MNILFFLTPKSEVEYIYDDFSLRQTLEKMEHHKYTAIPILNRSGAYIGTITEGDLLRVIKNKYSLTLHEAEDLPIRQVSRRWHNNPVNINCNIEDLVMTAMRQNFVPVVDDEGKFIGIITRKDILEYCFEKLKGPGQGGGEGGTS